From Phycodurus eques isolate BA_2022a chromosome 20, UOR_Pequ_1.1, whole genome shotgun sequence, a single genomic window includes:
- the LOC133395471 gene encoding zinc finger protein OZF-like codes for MQRQSEDEVLPSDVRKVIVGEDEPGRIKEEEEQEEADRGESVDARDEHRGGERVDVRDRDDVERRPRLPSAYGAARAKDASTACSQCGKSFYSKSNLNLHKKIHTGEKPFSCSLCGKRFSRKENMSRHVSTHSGLKPFRCAACGSAFTQHDSLVRHAATHQRAKSFVCAVCAKAFHDRYHLSRHMEVHSAVKPFGCPLCVRTFRQRSAVDAHLRTHTGEKPFRCSSCDAAFTRHQALLQHAKKHSGVKPFACPACWRRFTLRHTLEQHVRTHTRDKSFRCALCTKSFSRKGGLTTHMVTHTGAKPFSCIVCHSTFSWSSQLKRHKCAVAACVPGRLTRASCKHWDCVGESRRYTGPCTRVSWQFCSDFTLNSALMYSIIVYR; via the exons ATGCAGCGGCAGAGCGAGGACGAAG TTTTGCCGTCGGACGTCCGGAAAGTGATCGTGGGTGAAGACGAGCCGGGCCgcatcaaagaagaagaggagcaggaggaggcggACCGAGGCGAGAGCGTCGATGCTCGGGACGAGCACCGTGGCGGCGAGCGCGTCGACGTTCGCGACCGGGACGACGTAGAGCGCCGCCCACGACTGCCGTCTGCTTACGGCGCAGCGCGAGCCAAGGATGCGTCCACCGCCTGCTCCCAGTGCGGAAAGAGCTTCTATTCCAAGTCCAACCTGAATCTGCACAAGAAGatccacacgggcgagaagcccTTCAGCTGCTCGCTGTGCGGCAAGAGATTCTCGCGCAAAGAGAACATGAGCCGCCACGTGAGCACGCACAGCGGCCTGAAGCCGTTCCGTTGCGCCGCGTGCGGCTCGGCCTTCACGCAGCACGACAGCCTGGTGCGCCACGCCGCCACGCACCAGCGAGCCAAATCCTTCGTGTGCGCCGTGTGCGCCAAGGCCTTCCACGACCGCTACCACCTGAGCCGCCACATGGAGGTGCACAGCGCAGTAAAACCCTTCGGCTGCCCGCTGTGCGTCAGAACCTTCCGGCAGCGCTCGGCCGTGGATGCGCACCTGCGCACGCACACGGGGGAAAAACCCTTCCGCTGCTCCAGCTGCGACGCGGCCTTCACGCGCCACCAGGCTCTGCTGCAGCACGCCAAGAAGCACTCGGGCGTCAAGCCCTTCGCCTGCCCGGCCTGCTGGCGCCGCTTCACACTGCGCCACACGCTGGAGCAGCACGTTAGGACGCACACGCGTGACAAATCCTTCCGCTGCGCCCTGTGCACCAAGAGCTTCTCGCGCAAGGGCGGCCTGACCACGCACATGGTCACCCACACGGGCGCGAAGCCCTTCAGCTGCATCGTTTGCCACTCCACCTTCTCCTGGAGCTCTCAGCTCAAAAGACACAAGTGTGCTGTTGCCGCCTGCGTGCCAGGACGCTTAACGCGTGCGTCGTGCAAACACTGGGACTGCGTAGGGGAATCGCGCCGCTACACTGGCCCATGTACTCGAGTCAGTTGGCAATTTTGTAGTGACTTCACATTGAATAGCGCCCTAATGTATTCCATAATTGTGTATAGGTGA
- the LOC133395472 gene encoding oocyte zinc finger protein XlCOF20-like, with the protein MCAALQLLRASIRERMSAAVEDFLVRVQRQQEQKEEAASAARLALLRALLSERLAAAADEIAMLVEGVVGDPLARVGHRKPQQQQQGEAEEDDDDEAEAGDVKQVALAQEEHDEPAHIKEEEAEKQDPTAFSVNREADRDEDDTEKEEQAESPPRLQERSRAAAGDQSACSECGKIFLNAFRLKRHRKTHSAEKPYVCSVCGKRSRQKGDLVKHMRTHTGEKPFVCAVCGSGFIHSQALAQHARTHTHERPFACSVCGETFARSDYLKTHTRRHTGEKPFACAFCGRRFRQRVNMTSHVRVHTGLKPYSCSVCDKTFSVKGNVRIHMRTHTGEKPFNCAVCRKGFTQKVNLLSHKCGGGGAALPAAASP; encoded by the exons ATGTGCGCCGCGTTGCAGCTGCTGCGCGCGTCTATTCGCGAGCGGATGAGCGCCGCGGTGGAAGATTTCCTGGTGCGGGTGCAACGCCAACAAGAGCAAAAGGAGGAAGCGGCCTCGGCGGCCCGACTTGCGTTGCTGCGAGCTCTGCTCAGCGAGCGTCTGGCGGCGGCCGCGGACGAGATCGCGATGCTGGTGGAAGGCGTCGTGGGCGACCCCTTGGCCAGGGTGGGCCACCGGAagccccaacaacaacaacaaggagaagcagaagaagacgacgacgacgaggcgGAGGCAG GAGACGTCAAGCAGGTGGCGCTGGCTCAAGAAGAGCACGATGAGCCTGCacacatcaaagaggaggaaGCGGAGAAACAAGACCCCACCGCTTTTTCCGTCAACAGAGAAGCCGACCGCGACGAGGACGACACGGAAAAAGAAGAGCAAGCGGAGTCTCCGCCGCGTCTCCAGGAAAGGTCGCGGGCGGCGGCCGGCGATCAATCGGCCTGCTCCGAGTGCGGCAAAATCTTCCTGAACGCCTTCCGTCTGAAGCGGCACCGGAAGACGCACTCTGCGGAGAAACCCTACGTGTGCTCCGTGTGCGGCAAGCGCTCGCGGCAGAAGGGCGACCTCGTCAAgcacatgcgcacgcacacgggCGAGAAACCGTTCGTGTGCGCGGTGTGCGGCAGCGGCTTCATCCACAGCCAAGCCCTGGCGCAGCACGcccgcacgcacacgcacgagcGACCCTTCGCCTGCTCCGTGTGCGGCGAGACCTTCGCCCGCAGCGACTACCTAAAGACGCACACGCGGCGgcacacgggcgagaagcccTTCGCCTGCGCCTTCTGCGGCCGCCGCTTCCGCCAACGCGTCAACATGACGTCGCACGTGCGCGTGCACACGGGACTCAAGCCCTACTCGTGCTCCGTGTGCGACAAAACCTTCTCGGTCAAGGGCAACGTGCGCAtacacatgcgcacgcacaccggagagaaaccCTTCAACTGCGCCGTATGTCGCAAGGGCTTCACGCAGAAGGTCAATCTGCTGAGCCACAAGTGTGGCGGCGGGGGGGCGGCGTTGCCGGCAGCGGCGTCTCCATAG